Part of the Desulfohalovibrio reitneri genome is shown below.
GCAGCAGCTTGGCCATGACCACGGCGTCCAGGTACTCCCCGCCCACCCGGTAGGCCATGCGCTCCACCCCCTCCCGCTGGAAGCCAAGGGATTCGTAGAGGGAAGCCGCTTCCGTGTTGGGTGTCATGTATTTCAGCTCCAGCCGCCGCACGCCCGCCTCGCGGGCCAGCACCTCCAGGGCGCGCATCAGCGCCCGGGCCACGCCGTGCCCCCGCATCTCCGGCAGCACGCCGATGCCGTTCACCCGGCTCACGTGGGACAGACCGGTCAAATGGCCGCCCAGGGCGAACACGTAGCCCACCAGCCGCTCGTTTTCGTCCTCGGCCACCAGGATGAACGAGGTCGGCCGCGACAGGATGGAGGCCATGCGCGAGAGCATGGTCTTGGGCGTCAGCCCCAGTTCGTCCACCTCGTCCAGCAGATAGGGGGCCCCGCCCTCCACGCGGCGGACAAGCTCCAGCAGCCGTCCCGCGTCCTCCAGCCGGGCGGGGCGTATGGCGGGAGAGGGCGCGGGACGCTCCGCGCGGGCGGACGAGACGGAATCGGTCATGCTCAACGGATAACACGGCGCGGGAGCGGGGGAAAGCCGTGGGGTATTCGCGGACTTGCGCCGCTGGGGGATTTGCGATAGCCATGCGACGACTCCGTTACCCGGCCTCTTGAGCCGGGCCGGACAGAGGCCCCGAAAGCATGATCGTCATCAACGACCCAAGCGAGCTCGAAGGCAGCCTGACCGAGTCCTGCGTCACGCTCGGCAACTTCGACGGCGTGCACAAGGGCCACCAGAAACTCATCTCCTCGGTCACGCAACACGCCGTCTGCCACCACCAGCTCTCTGTGGTGGTCACATTCGAGCCCCACCCCATGAAGGTGCTGGCCGGGCGCAAGGCCCCGCCCTTCATCACGCTTTTGGACCAGAAGCTGGAGCTCATAGCCGCCCTTGGCGTGGAGGTCTGCCTGGTCATGCCCTTCACCCGCGAGCTGGCCGCCCTGCCGCCGGAGGAGTTCGTCCGCAGCCACCTTGTCGAGGGGTTGCGCATGAAGGCCCTCTACATCGGCTACGACTACGCCTTCGGCCGCAACCGCGCCGGTGACTATTCCGCACTCAAGGCCCTGGGCGAACGCTACGGCTATTCCGTCACCCAGCTCGGCCCGGTCATGGTGGGCGACGCCGTGGTCTCCTCCACCCGCATCCGCGATCTGGTGCAGGCGGGCAGGCTGTGGGACGCCCGCGAGCTGCTGGGCCGCTTCTACCAGGTGGCGGGCAAGGTGGTCTCCGGAGTGGGGCGGGGCGCGGCGCAGCTGGGCTTCCCCACCGCCAACCTGGAGCTGGTGGACGAACTGGTCCCCCGCGTGGGCGTCTACGCCTGCTGGGCGGAACTGCTTGACAAGCCCCGCGAGGAGCGCGAACCCGTACCGGCCGTGGTCAACGTGGGCCACAACCCCACCTTCGGCGAGGGCGCGGACCTCTCGGTGGAAGCCCACCTGCTGGATTTCGCCGAGAACATCTACGGCCAGAACATCCGCCTGCACTTCGTGCAGCGCATCCGCGACGAACAACGTTTTTCCGGTCCCGAGGAGCTGGTTGCCCGCATCACCGAGGACGTGCGCCTCGGGCGGCGCATCCTGGCCGCTTCCGAGGCGCTGCTTTAGGACGATGAGCGATACGAACCGCGCCATACCCCTCCCAGGAGGGTCCCGGTGAGCCCCCTGGGACGGCATATCCGGCTGTGGCGCGAATTCCTGCGCTCCTACCGCCAGATCAGCTCCGTGCGCTGGCTGGTGCTGGGCATCGGCGTGGGCGTGGCCTCCGGCCTGGGAGCCGTCCTCTTCTACCTCGGGGTGGAGCACGGCAAGCACTTCATCCTCACCACCCTGGCGGGCTTCGAACTCCCCGCCCCGGCGGGCGAACGCCTGGTCCACGGCGGCCACACCGGCGATTTCCGGCCCTGGATCGTGCCCGTGGCCCTGTGCGCCATCGGCCTGCTCACCGGCTGGCTGGTGCAGCGCTTCATCCCCGAGACCAAGGACGCGGGCACCGACGGCACCGACGCCATGATCAACTCCTTCCACAACCAGGAAGGACGCATCAGGCCGCGGACACCCATCATCAAGGGGCTCATGGCCATCCTCACCATTTCCGGCGGCGGCTCCGCCGGGCAGGAAGGACCCATCTCCCAGATTGGCGCGGGGGTGGGCTCGTTCCTGGCCACCCGACTGGGCCTGTCCGTGCGCGAACGCCGCATCATGCTCCTGGCCGGTGCGGCGGGCGGCCTGGGCGCCATCTTCCGCGCCCCCCTGGGCGGCGCCCTCACCGCCATCGAGGTCATCTACACCGAGGACTTCGAGGCCGAGGCCATCCTGCCCTCGGTTCTCTCCTCCGTGGTGGCCTACACCATCTTCACCCTCTTCTACGGCACCGAACCCATCTTCGGCATCCCCTCGTTCCAGTTCGAAAACCCCCTGGAACTGCCGTTCTACGCCATTCTGGCCGTGGCCACCTCGGCCGTGGGCTGGTTCTACGTGCGCGCCTTCTACTTCATCAAATTCAGCATCTTCCACCGCGTGCGCGCCAAGGTCGGCCTCATGTGGACCGCCGGACTCGGCGGCCTGTGCATGGGCGCCTTCGGCGTCTTCTTCCCCCACGTCCTC
Proteins encoded:
- a CDS encoding GNAT family N-acetyltransferase, translated to MTDSVSSARAERPAPSPAIRPARLEDAGRLLELVRRVEGGAPYLLDEVDELGLTPKTMLSRMASILSRPTSFILVAEDENERLVGYVFALGGHLTGLSHVSRVNGIGVLPEMRGHGVARALMRALEVLAREAGVRRLELKYMTPNTEAASLYESLGFQREGVERMAYRVGGEYLDAVVMAKLLPVDEEAEER
- a CDS encoding bifunctional riboflavin kinase/FAD synthetase; this encodes MIVINDPSELEGSLTESCVTLGNFDGVHKGHQKLISSVTQHAVCHHQLSVVVTFEPHPMKVLAGRKAPPFITLLDQKLELIAALGVEVCLVMPFTRELAALPPEEFVRSHLVEGLRMKALYIGYDYAFGRNRAGDYSALKALGERYGYSVTQLGPVMVGDAVVSSTRIRDLVQAGRLWDARELLGRFYQVAGKVVSGVGRGAAQLGFPTANLELVDELVPRVGVYACWAELLDKPREEREPVPAVVNVGHNPTFGEGADLSVEAHLLDFAENIYGQNIRLHFVQRIRDEQRFSGPEELVARITEDVRLGRRILAASEALL
- a CDS encoding chloride channel protein; the protein is MSPLGRHIRLWREFLRSYRQISSVRWLVLGIGVGVASGLGAVLFYLGVEHGKHFILTTLAGFELPAPAGERLVHGGHTGDFRPWIVPVALCAIGLLTGWLVQRFIPETKDAGTDGTDAMINSFHNQEGRIRPRTPIIKGLMAILTISGGGSAGQEGPISQIGAGVGSFLATRLGLSVRERRIMLLAGAAGGLGAIFRAPLGGALTAIEVIYTEDFEAEAILPSVLSSVVAYTIFTLFYGTEPIFGIPSFQFENPLELPFYAILAVATSAVGWFYVRAFYFIKFSIFHRVRAKVGLMWTAGLGGLCMGAFGVFFPHVLTGGYGWLEMAIFGQLPLMLMLAIILGKTVATSMTIGSGMSGGMFAPALFVGGMTGGMVGKLAHIRYPHIVGEPGAYVLVGMAAFFAGVANAPIGPLIMVTEITQGYGLLAPLMLASALALVLCRRTSLYEHQVENKFESPAHVNDATINILEELQVKDFYKKGRVTVLEESMNLKVLTHIIANTNELFFPVRGDDDRISGILTLQDVRKVLYEDALFELIVARDLMRKPAFLYPNDDLYTALLQFVDTDYGQIPVIDPDDATDVLGIINRHDVFQAYSQTIRRLKEE